Proteins co-encoded in one Malus sylvestris chromosome 9, drMalSylv7.2, whole genome shotgun sequence genomic window:
- the LOC126583278 gene encoding O-fucosyltransferase 36-like, with the protein MNRLSSSSEDDDDRQNLIDQNDRKLPTPRSTAAAAAFHIADDYDDNDSNSNNRSYNHHQLRRRFTSLKLGDLFNKRSFVVLAIFVPTFVIILFFVTDIKALVFTAGNFSSSPYDSASGKLRESELRALYLLKQQQVSLFNLWKQTLPNPTNSSNSTSNHSDSTQIPLLDDLKSAVLRQISINRDIQQVLLSPHRTGNSTEPDFRDFGDFENPSLGDRCRTVDQQFSQRRTIEWKPNSNKYLFAICVSGQMSNHLICLEKHMFFAALLNRVLVIPSHKVDYQFSRVLDIEHINKCLGRTVVVTFEELAEKKKNHIHIDKFICYFLHPTPCYVDNEHVKKLKGAGVSMNNLESAWVEDVKKPTKRTVQDVQSKFSSNDDVIAIGDVFFADLEQEWVMQPGGPLAHKCKTLVEPSRLIMLTAQRFIQTFLGKNFVALHFRRHGFLKFCNNKQPSCFYPIPQAADCITRVAQRANAAVIYLSTDTAESETGLLQSLVVVNGKTVPLVKRPARNSAEKWDALLSRHGIGGDAQVEAMLDKTICAMSSVFIGASGSTFTEDILRLRKDWGSASLCDEYLCQGEDPNFIAENE; encoded by the exons ATGAACAGACTATCCTCGTCGTCCGAGGACGACGACGATCGCCAAAACCTAATTGACCAAAACGACAGAAAGCTCCCCACCCCTCGATccaccgccgccgccgccgcttTCCACATCGCCGACGACTACGACGACAACGACAGCAACAGCAACAATCGCAGCTACAACCACCACCAATTACGACGCCGCTTCACGTCCCTCAAGCTCGGCGACCTCTTCAACAAGCGATCCTTCGTCGTCCTCGCGATCTTCGTCCCTACCTTCGTCATCATCCTCTTCTTCGTTACGGACATAAAAGCCCTCGTCTTCACCGCCGGAAACTTCTCCTCCTCCCCCTACGACTCCGCCTCCGGTAAGCTCCGGGAGTCCGAGCTCCGCGCCCTCTACTTGCTTAAGCAGCAGCAGGTAAGCCTCTTCAATCTCTGGAAACAAACACTCCCCAATCCCACTAATTCTAGTAATTCCACTTCCAATCACTCCGATTCCACCCAAATCCCGCTCCTCGACGATCTCAAATCCGCCGTCCTCCGTCAGATTTCAATCAACAGAGACATCCAGCAAGTCCTCCTATCTCCCCACCGCACCGGAAACTCCACGGAGCCTGATTTCCGGGATTTCGGAGATTTTGAAAACCCGAGTCTCGGCGATCGCTGTCGAACTGTGGACCAGCAATTCTCCCAGAGAAGAACGATTGAATGGAAACCCAATTCCAACAAGTATCTTTTCGCCATTTGCGTTTCTGGCCAAATGTCGAACCATTTGATCTGCTTGGAGAAGCACATGTTCTTCGCCGCATTGCTGAACCGGGTCCTGGTGATTCCCAGCCACAAAGTGGATTACCAGTTCAGCAGGGTGCTGGACATTGAGCACATTAACAAGTGCTTGGGCAGAACGGTTGTGGTTACATTTGAAGAATTGgctgagaagaagaagaatcacATCCACATTGATAAGTTTATCTGCTATTTTTTGCATCCAACGCCTTGCTATGTCGACAATGAGCATGTTAAGAAGCTGAAGGGAGCTGGGGTCTCGATGAATAATCTCGAGTCGGCTTGGGTTGAAGACGTGAAGAAGCCAACCAAGAGGACTGTGCAAGATGTCCAGTCGAAATTTTCGAGTAATGATGATGTTATTGCAATTGGGGATGTTTTCTTTGCTGATTTGGAGCAGGAGTGGGTGATGCAGCCTGGAGGTCCTCTTGCTCACAAATGCAAGACTCTGGTCGAACCGAGTAGGCTTATAATGCTTACTGCCCAGCGTTTTATTCAGACATTCCTTGGGAAGAACTTTGTAGCGCTTCATTTTCGGCGACATGGGTTTTTGAAGTTCTG CAATAATAAACAGCCAAGTTGCTTTTACCCCATTCCCCAAGCTGCGGATTGCATCACTCGGGTGGCACAAAGGGCAAATGCAGCAGTCATATATCTTTCGACAGACACGGCTGAAAGTGAAACTGGTTTGTTGCAGTCACTAGTTGTGGTGAATGGAAAGACTGTACCACTTGTTAAACGGCCTGCACGAAATTCAGCTGAAAAATGGGATGCTTTATTATCCAGACACGGTATTGGGGGGGATGCTCAG GTAGAAGCTATGCTGGATAAGACAATATGTGCAATGTCAAGTGTTTTCATTGGAGCATCTGGATCCACCTTCACGGAGGATATCTTGAGGCTCCGGAAGGATTGGGGATCAGCATCATTGTGTGATGAATACCTCTGCCAAGGTGAAGATCCGAACTTTATAGCAGAGAACGAATGA
- the LOC126583282 gene encoding uncharacterized protein LOC126583282 has translation MRARVIVFPVKGRNWCFSRSIEPLVSDSASASASQTPSTLKDLWKKYKSNANDKAITNPLAANAELLIDFVSTKMNRAWIGLEKSPQGSFKNKLHGLGLKLLARVKPSEIFLKSISTEVTGVEVKYPSSLNARLVRRRLRHIAMRGSIIHKKFLYGSVTLLPLTSAFTVLPLPNIPFFWCLFRTYSHWRALKGGEKLLQLVSDSSVTPSSTTDGNENEHIDSQHGSKEIFDSPYVLQPSKELEELLCYGGEREGLKECAILDICKTFDLNTNDVLKYRGST, from the exons ATGAGAGCGAGAGTGATAGTTTTTCCGGTTAAAGGGAGGAACTGGTGCTTCAGCAGATCCATTGAGCCTCTGGTTTCAGACTCTGCCTCTGCCTCTGCCTCTCAAACTCCTTCAACTCTCAAAGACCTCTGGAAAAAGTACAAGTCCAATGCCAATGACAAGGCCATTACCAATCCCTTAGCTGCCAACGCTGAGCTCCTCATCGATTTCGTCTCTACCAAG ATGAACAGAGCTTGGATCGGTCTGGAGAAGTCGCCTCAGGGAAGTTTTAAGAACAAGCTTCATGG ATTGGGATTGAAGCTGTTGGCTCGTGTTAAGCCGTCTGAGATTTTCCTGAAATCGATCTCTACTGAGGTCACAGGTGTTGAAGTTAAATACCCGTCCAG CTTAAATGCACGACTTGTACGTAGGAGGCTACGGCATATTGCCATGAG GGGATCTATCATACACAAAAAGTTTTTATATGGTTCAGTTACGTTGCTTCCTCTGACATCTGCCTTTACC GTTTTGCCTCTGCCTAATATTCCCTTCTTCTGGTGTTTATTCCGTACTTATTCTCATTGGCGAGCTCTCAAG GGAGGTGAGAAGCTCCTTCAGCTAGTCTCAGATAGCTCTGTGACACCAAGTTCCACTACTGATGGAAATGAAAATGAGCATATTGACTCTCAGCATGGAAGCAAAGAGATATTTGATTCTCCTTAC GTTTTGCAGCCATCAAAAGAGCTTGAGGAACTTCTTTGTTATGGAGGCGAGCGTGAGGGTCTCAAAGAATGTGCGATATTAGATATCTGCAAAACCTTCGATTTGAACACGAATGATGTTTTAAAGTACAGGGGCTCGACGTAG